DNA from Meles meles chromosome Y, mMelMel3.1 paternal haplotype, whole genome shotgun sequence:
tcgcaaatcaatcagcgtgatagaacacatcaaaaagagaagagagaagaaccacatggtcctctcaattgatgcagaaaaagcatttgacaaaatccagcatccgttcctgatgaaaacgcttcaaagtatagggatagagggaacattcctgaacttcataaaatctatctatgaaagacccacagcaaatatcatcctcaatgggaaaaagcttgcagccttcccgttgagatcaggaacacgacaaggatgcccactctcaccactcttgttcaacatagtattagaagttctagcaacagcaatcagacaacaaagagaaataaaaggtatccaaattggcaaggaagaagtcaaactctctctcttcgcagatgacatgattctttatatggaaaaccccaaagactccacccccaaactactagaactcatacagcaattcagtaacgtggcaggatagaaagtcaatgtacagaaatcagtggcttttttatacaccaacaatgaaaatacagaaagggaaattagagaatcgattccatttactatagcaccaagaaccataagatacctgggcataaacctaaccaaagaagtaaaggacctgtactcgaggaactacagaacactcatgaaagaaattgaagaagacacaaaaagatggaagaccgttccatgctcttggattggaagaataaacattgttaaaatgtctatactgcctagagcaatctatacttttaatgccattccgatcaaaattccaccgatatttttcaaagagctggagcaaataatcctaaaatttgtatggagccagaagagaccccgaattgctaaggaaatgttgaaaaacaaaaacaaaactggcggcatcacattacccgatttcaagctttactacaaagctgtgatcaccaagacagcgtggtactggcataaaaacagacacatagaccagtggaacagagtggagagcccagatatggaccctcaactctatggtcaaataatcttcgacaaaacaggaaaaaatattcaatggaaaaaagacagtctcttcaataaatggtgctgggaaaactggacagtgatatgtagaagaatgaaacttgaccattctcttacaccgtatacaaagataaactcgaaatggataaaagacctcaacgtgagacaggaatctatcagaatcctagaggagaacataggcagtaacctcttcgatatcagccacagcaacttttttcaagatatgtctccaaaggccaaggaaacaaaagcaaaaatgaacttttgggacttcctcaagatcaaaagcttctgcacagcaaaggaaacagtcaacaaaacaaagaggcaacccacggaatgggagaagatatttgcaaatgacagtacagacaaaaggttgatatccaggatctataaagaacttctcaaactcaacacacacaaaacagataatcatatcaaaaaatgggcagaagatatgaacagacacttctccaacgaagacatacaaatggctatcagacacatgaataaatgttcatcatcactagccatcagggagattcaaattaaaacaacattgagataccacctaacaccagttagaatggccaaaattagcaagacaggaaacaacgtgtgttggagaggatgcggagaaagaggaaccctcttacactgttggtgggaatgcaagttagtgcagccactttggagaacagtgtggagattcctgaagaaattaaaaatagagcttccctatgacactgcaattgcactgctgggtatttaccccaaagatacagatgtagtgaaaagaagggccatttgtaccccaatgtttattgcagcaatggctacggtcgccaaactgtggaaagaaccaagatgcccttcaacggatgaatggataaggaagatgtggtccatatacacaatggagtattatgcctccatcagaaaggacgaatacccaacttttgtagcaacatggacgggactggaagaaattatgctgagcgaaataagtcaagcagagagagtcaagtatcatatggtctcacttatttgtggagcataacaaataacatggaggacatggggagatggagaggagagggagttgagggaaactggaaggggagatgaaccatgagagactatggactctgaaaaacaactagagggttatgaaggggcggcgggggagtgggggtgttgggaggttgagggaccaggtggtgggtaatgaggagggcacgtactgcatggagcactgggtgtgatgccaaaacaatgaacactgttatgctgtaaataaacaaataaaaataaaaaaaaaaaaaaaagaagaacataaaaaaaaaaaagtatctatgaAAAATACAGGTTTTAGGGACATGTCAGGAggttaatatattgttttcccctgatattggggttttacaatTACATGGGGGGAtgctgtggtggttgtcctctcattcttttggcttgtcttctggagGAGGAGCCTGCTGTGTtctttttcagtcagtcttgcttgggttgagccATCCCGCCCCCtttcaaggggctgggctctgtggaaaatgatttttcaggCTTtagttctctggaggtttttgttctttggtggctttttttgACTTTTTCGAGGTTTAGTGGacagcaaactgcacccagacctccacctcagagggaagcctcagTCTACTCCCCTCTGGGtgatccagaacacacagactcccctctgcaaactccactgaaCAGTGCAACCTCCCTCAGGGGGTGCTCACCCACCCCCATTACTGTCTCTGTGGTTGCCCAACATGCCTACTTGTCTCTTCACCCCCGTGCCACTAAAACCATgagtgatattggtccagggagcctgcatctGTTGGCTGTCTTTGTCAGAACTGCTGTCTCGGGTACAGGCCCATTCAGGGAATGCTCAGAACTAATGGTCGCTAGGTTGTTGTTCTAGCTCTTTCATCTCCAGCCCTCAGAGAGTCCTTGACATAAAGCAGTTTGTTAACCACCCCCAGATGTCAGCCATGATCAGTGAGCAAGAAGAAGGCATATTTGGCTCCATGAGGGATTTGAAGGTCTTTGTTGGGAGACAGAGGCCAgcctgggggatgggagaggagatGGTAAAGAGATTCCTCCTCGAAGTCAGGAGAGAAAAGGATCTGTTGTACAGAGATTTCAACACTCTCCCCCCACACTTGCTGCCCAGCAGGTGGAAGAACTCAGGTCTCCCCAATTGCCACAAGATCCTGCTCTTCTTTTGCAAGAACTCCTACTATGGCAATAGGGTTGGGGCTGCATTAGTAATCTTTGGTGAATccagagatgtgtgtgtgtgtgtgtatttccaccTGTGCATGCCTCAATGTTGGACACCGTGAGtttggtgtctgtgtgtgtacgtATTGTATGCATGTTTGTGCTTTTCATGAATACAGGTGCATGCATCACACAGCCACACACGCATAACTCTGTCaggaaatgtgtgtatgtgtgtggtctctctgtgtgtatgaagtcatgtgtgtgtatgtgaatgtgACTGGAAAATTGTGAATGCCTCTGTGTGGAAGACCCTGTGTTTGTTGTGTGTCTTGTGTTTTATAAgccacatgtatgtgtatgttgcTCCAGTGCCTTGTGTGCTTGCAGTCGTGCTGGAGAGCTTTGGTGTGTGTTGTGGGTCTGTGTTTACATGTGCGCTTCTGTGTACTATTGCAGGACTCAGAATGCATGCCTGTAGCCGGATGTCTCAGGTGTGTAGTGAGTGCTTGTGGGTTTGGTGAgcatgtttctgtgtgtgtgggtgggtggatgtGTTTGAGCAGTTAAGTGTATATTCTGTGCGAGAGAGATATGTGTTTTTATTACATGTTTTTGTATCCTCAGGGGTGTGTGTGAATGAATCTGTGTGGGGGATGGCTGTGCATGCCTGTGTCAAAGACTGTGGGTGTTTTGGAATGTGCGTGTTCTCAGGCCCAcacatgtatttgtgtgtgtgtgtgcgtgcgcttGTGCACGCGCTGGTCAACTGTGTGTGGCTGTGCCAGAGATATTGTGTGCATTGTATGCTTGTTTGTGCTTGCAAGAACAGCCGTGTGCTTGTGAGAACATGGCTGCATACCTGATGGCGATGCATGCATGAGTGTGTGTAGTATGTTTGGTGTGTTTGCATGAAcacgtacgtgtgtgtgtgagtgcatgtctgtgtgtatgtgaatgGTTACGTTTGCAATCCTGAATGATGCAGAGAGTGTATTTTCTATATGTTTCTGTATcttgaggggtgtgtgtgggtgtgtgtgtgcacgcgtgcacacgGGCCGGGGCTAGTTGTGTATGTCTGCCTGCAAGAGGTCATGGATGTTTTGGGGGGGTGTGTTCTCAAATGTAGGTGTGTATGCCTTTTCATGCAGTGGGAAATATGTATGCCTGTGACGGAGACCTTGTGTGAgagctttctgtgtgtttgtgtttgcaaGCACAGCTGTGTGTCTGGCGAGGGCTGGTGTGCATGCCTGAGATTGGTATCAGTGAGTGTCTGAGTAGGGTGTTCGGTGGGTTTGCATTATCAcatatgtgtatctgtgtgtatatgtgtgagtgGTGCCTGTCGGTGTGGGAATACATGTGtacttgtgtgtttgtgtgtgtgtgcccatctCCATGAGTGTGTCTCAAAGATCATGTGTATCAGTGGGTATCATGTGTGTGTATTCGAATGACCAAATGTGTGCATGTTCCATGTCTCTGTCTGTTTACAAGAATGTGTAAGTATGAGTGTGTTTGTTCCCATGCATGCCTGTGTGAGACgacagtgtgtgtatgtatgagtgtgtgtgttgtgtgtccaAGCATTTGGATCGGCTCACATGTGTATGAGGGTGTTGGTAGGCCCTGGTGAGCCAAGAGGGACTACGGTATTTCCAGTTCTGCTGACTATGGAGAAAGGGGTCAGTGGCAGAGTACAGCCATTTACCTCCTGACATACAGACCTCATGTGCATTCCATGGTTACTCAGGGTCCTGTGTCCCCTCTCGCTGCAAAACGCACATGGGCCAAGGCaagggtggaggggtgggagctGGCCGGCTTGTGTCAAGCGCACCATCCATCTCTGTGGCTTGCACGGATGGTCCCCGGTGTGGGAAAACCTAGGGGTCTCAGTCTGTGTTACAGAGAGGCTAAAACCTTGTACCCGCATCTGTGCTGATTAGCCAAAGGCaccaaagaataagaaagaatccACGAGCAGCACATTTCTTCAGAGGAAAGAGCCCTGCGAGGATCTCTCCTCCCGGTAGAAAGGCCATCCTGGAATCTGTTCTTCTCCTGTTTGGGGCGGTCTTCTCCACCTCCTGTGTACCAGAAGGAGAAGATAGAAAGGAGAGGAGCTGGACCCAAAGGCACGTGTTTCCTGCTCACTGAGGGACACCAAGCTTGTTGCTCCCTGAGCCAACAGGGGTTTCCAAGCAACACTTCCCCCAGTCCTGAGCACAcctcccctgccctggcccaCCCTGATCTCATGCCTCTTTGACATTCCACACTGCCAGCACTCAGCTTGGCTTGGAACCTTGCGACATGTGCACAACATCTCTCTGTTGCCCATAAATGGATCCTGGCTGAGTCTTCCAGTGGCCCCTGTGGTGCTATGCTGACACTCAGGCTGTTTGGAGTCCTGACCTCACTTCCCTGGGGAACCGTGTTCCCTCCTGGCTGCCAAAACAGCTATGTGTAGGTTTGGCCTTAAGCTCAGGAACCCTGCCAGCATCATGGTTCAGGCCTGAACATCAGTAGGTCCACCCACTGTTGGTCAGCATTGGGCATCTCAAGTCCGATACAGCCCCTCAGGGAGAATGCTAGGGTGGTGGAGAGCAATGGGCCAAAGGAGGACTGTTTGGGCCATTGTCATGTGTTCTCATCTCCTTGATGCCTAAGCTAGAGGGCAGCCTCACAGCTCCCCCAAGCCCGGTCCCTAGAATTCATCGTGTTGACAAGATTGAGGTGATGTCCCAGGGATACTGAGGGTTGCAGTGGGTCTGCCAGCTGGGATCCAGACCCGGAGGTCCCTAGAATGTGCTGTGCTCATGCCAACCACTTTCCCTGGAGCCCTCTGCAGCTCACTCTTCAGGGCTTTCAGAAAGGACCTGCTGAGCTGTAAAGGGGAGAGGAAAGGCTGGATGGTGCTGCTACTACCTCCTATGTGTCTCCCATGAACAGGTGTCCTGCTGCCTTGACTGGGGGATGTTCTTCCTGCCCTGGAAGGAGGTGTTTAGGATTGGACACATGCCTCAGGTAGCATGGCTTAAGCCGTTCATTGCGTCATAAGGACATTGGGTTTCCTCCAAGTAACTTATGGTGCAAACCAGGGGATGTGGCTCGTGAGCATCTCCCTGGAGGACCCAGCATCTGAAGAGCAGGGGGCCACTGTCAACCCTGTTGGGACACTACAACTAGGGTCCAATGTTGTTGTTGCAGTTGTGGTTCCAAGTGAATGGCACTAACCTGGTCACCCCTGGAGAATCAGTGACCCTGGGACCTAGAGTAGCTCATATATTGTGGAGATGTGGTCTCCCCCTGGATCCATGGGGGTTGATGGGCTTTCTGGATTACAGGCTTGTTGAGGTCAGGTATGGCCAGTGTCTGAGTGCCATCCTCACCAGTGAGGACAGTGCCCGGTTTCACATTCCCCatcttcatttccctttctgggGGTGAGTTTGTGTCTATTTCTGGCCTTCTGAACACCATCCTCTCTAACCCTTAAAGCCCACATCCATATGTCACtgtctgcctgtgtctctgtggTCTCTCCTAGGAGATGCTATATCAGACTCTCTTGTTTCTTCGCCACCATCCTGGAGCAGATAATCAAGACCCTATAGTTTGACCCTTACATGGAGCATGCAGACAGCATTTCCCCAAGGTCCTGGGCCGCAGGGTCCCCATCCCCAAGCATGgcaaaagacacagggcaggtTCAGGCAAACACATACGTGGCACAGGAGGGTAGAGCACCTTCTGAAGAAGACCGCCAGCTTCAGGGCCTAATGGCCAGAGCTTCCAGGAGACAGATGTTTGCTACAGGACTGGAGGGCCCAGAGCATTGGACTTCCATGCCTGGGGCCTCACAAGAGAGGGATGGACCACCCATAATGTGTGTGTGCTGAGTCGAGGCAACGGGGACAAGAGACAAGGGAGGTGCACTTGAGACTCAGGCCTCCCACGATGTCTCCATTCCAGGCTGCACACCTCTTGTCCTGTGtcccctctcatgttctttcCCTAGCAAAGGCAATGACAGATGTCTGTCATTGCATGAATGCCTCCCTGGATGGGGAGTGGATATGGAGATCATCCACATGATGGCTGAACAGACGGAAACCACAGTCCAAGGCAGTGGGGGTGCATATGAAATCCACTCTGCTGGAAACACGTCAAGACCGGTCGGGGACGGAATAGGTCTGCCCAAGTGTTCACTTCCATACGCAGGTGTGTGTACGGGGAAGGCCATGCCTGTGTACCGCTTCCTGTGGTGTTACATCCAGCTGCATATATGTGCTCCTGTGGGTACCCACAGAAACGTTCATCTGCCATATGGGTGTGTAAGCACACGGTTGTACTGAATACTTCTAGCACCTTAGAATGTAGCTGGCATGAACTCTGCACATTTGGAACTGAGAAGTGAGGGATGTCAATCTCCCTGCCCCCACGATAGCATTCATCCAGCCACCCTAGGAGTGGAGCCATGGCATAGTGCCATGCATTCACCGCTGATACAGTAGACAGAGCCAAAGGCCTATGCAAGGGCACAGAAAATGCTGTGGCCTCAAAAATTGGTATGGACCTGCCGGGAACACCTAGAGGATGAAGAACCCCCAGAACAAATATGACACGTACATCTGTGTCCTGGGCACAGCATGTGTGACCCTTTTATGACTGAGACATGGTATGAGATACCCGTCCATTCCTGTGTTGTTGGGAGAGACTGGCTTGCACTGGCCAACTGCCCCAAGACTACTTTGTCGGCCCGAAGCCACACTTTGCGGATTCTTTCTCCACGTGCGGGGGCCAGCACTGGGGATGTGATGGCCCAGCCTGAAGTTCTGCTCACAGTCTGACCTGGTGGCCTGCAGGGGGGAGGCTAGGGAGGATGTGTTTTCCTCTGCAGGCCAGACGAGCCAGGAACCGCTTCTTATGGCATTCACGGTGTTGGTAGTACACAACACAAGATGCTCTGTCTCTAGAAATGAAGGTATGTGCATACGTGTTCAAGTCACCTGAGTGCCAGTCTCAGCTTCTTGCCATCCAGCCTTCCAAAGGGTGCACACTGTACTCACCTGGCGGCAGAAAGCATGCCCCACCGCCCTCTACACAGGGTTCACCCAGGCATTGATTCACGGGAGGGACATCTAGATTCACTTTGCTGTATGCCCTTGGGTGCATGAAAGGCAtgcctccctctgtcctccatgtCAAACacactgcgtgtgtgtgtgttaatgtgGGTCtgagtcggggtgggggggaatgcaGCTTGGGACCCTTTCACTAGTCATGAGACCAGTGGCTAGtcacagagaggaagagggctTCTATTTCATGGGAAAGGAGGTGCCCGGACAGGCTTCTGCATCTTGGTTCCCGAAGCCTGTATCTTCCAGAGACCCTGTGGCCAGAGAGTGAGCAGAGATACAgtgccctgaagacaaacaccgagacaggggaagagggagagcagagcGTGGGGAAAGGACAGGCGGATAGACGGATTGAGCACTTTCGGTCCCTCTTCACCTGAGCAGCCAAGGACGTGGCCTGGGGGAAACTGTGGCCGAACCCCAGCCCCCTAAGCCCATGCCCCAAACAGGCAGACAGCTTCCGACCTCTGTCTCCTCCAAGGGCACTATTCTGCAATGCCTGGGCTGACATTTCCACGCACACTCGACCAGGCTTCCCGCCTTGCTTACGTTGTCCTCAGCCTTTGAGGATTGCGTTGGGGAAGGGCAAGGGACAGTTTCACATTGACAGGCTACAAACACCGGGTGGAGAGCGTGCCAGAGGAGGCCACGGGATGGGGGGGAAGGGGTTGTGGGCACTGGGGTCCGGGGCTCCTTAGGTAGAACCCCAGGCCACCCTGGAGGAGGCGCAGTGGCTGCCTCCCTGGCCGGCTCCTGCAGGGGGtgaggggcggggcctgtggCGGGCACGCTCACAGCTTTGCCGCTGGTTGGACCTGGGGTCCTGCCATTGTCCTGGGCGTGGATCAGGCCTCCTTGGCGCCAAGGCCGCATGCCTGCCACCTCCACCTCTGCCCCGTGGCCTCCTGGCCCCAAGGCCTTGTGCGCATGCGTCCCAGACTTCCAGAAGGTGGCTTCTGGGAGGAGACGGCTGACGTCCACGCTTCGCTGGGCCGCAGAGCTCCGCTGCCTGGCCGCCTGCGGGAGCCGCGTGCTCACCCTTCCTGCTCCGTTCCTCAGCAGCTGCCCCCGCTGGGGTCACATGGGACGCGGGACTGTCCCCAAATCCTGACCAACTCAGTCGAGGGAGGGGTCCATGAGGACGCGGCTGTCCGCAGACATataccccacccccagaagagaGGCGAAGGTGCCGCTGGGCCTAGGCGTGGGGATGGCGGCAGAGCCTGGGCAGGAAGAGGAAGGCCGTTGGGAGAGAGAGGATGCCACCCTAGTGGTGGAGCTTGTGCTAGTGGTGGATGACCTAATGTTGGTGTGGCAACTGGTGGTGGTCGAGGTGGCGGAGGGCCCCGGGGAGtctgaagaggaggaggacgatGATGACGGGGCTAGGGAGGTTGAGAGTGAGgctgaggaagagggggaggctgaggagggagaggagactgAGGAGGAGGTCGACGGCATCGAAGAGGAGGGCGAGGAAACAGAGGAGGAGGACGAAGAGCCAGAGGAGTCTGAGGAGTCTGAGGAGGAGGCTGACGAGTCCgaggaggaggctgaggggtccaaggaggaggctgaggagaagggacaggaggatggggaggaagaggaggctgagGAGACAGATGGGTGCGAGGAAGCTGAGGAAGAAGGGGAGTTGGGAATGAGGAGGAGGAACCTGTGGAGGAGACTGAGGATGTGAAGCCCacagaggaggaggctgaggagaaggggacagaggagggaggggagccacaggaggaggaagaggaggcagaggagaaggctAGAGAAGCTGAGGAGGTGACGGAGGAGGAAGACGAGCTTGGGATGGAGAAAGAGGtggcagaagaggaggagaagcaggagtgggaggaggctgaggaggaagcCGAAGAAGCTGAGCAGCCCAAGGCTGACAGGGCCGAGGAGAGGGAGGTTGAGGATGTtgagaaggaggaggtggagcctgagggggaagagaagactgaggaagaggagcaggtggaggaggtggagaagCCTGAAAAGGCTGAGgaagagaaggggcaggaggaggatgaggaggctGATGAGGATGAGGTCGCAGAGGTACCtgtgcaggaggaggaggacgaagaCGGGAGGGAAGAGGCCTGGGAGCAGCGCCAGAATGAGGGAGAAGCGCAGGAGCtgcaggagaagcagggaggggaagaacaGCCAGGGGCACGGCCaggaccacccccgcccccactccagGCTCTTGAGGCCCTGCAGTCAGAGCTGGAGCCCATGAACAAGGACGCCAGTAGGGCCTACTCCGGGCTCAAGCTCAGGTTCTGTCAGAGGCGACGGCATCACCTGGACCCCCGAAGCGCCCTCATCCGGGGCATCCCTGGCTTCTGGGCCAAGGCCGTATCCTTCGTATACCTTTGTGGAGGGACCCCCGATGTGGCCCGGCTAGAGCAGAAGACTCCTGTGGCTGGGGGCCCACGTTGTGGTGGCCTGGCTCATGCCTCGGGGATCACGAGAGTGGGGTGGGGTCCCTCGTGGGGCCTGCAGGTTGCCCTCAATGTGCCGGGGAGGGGGTCATGGTGCAGGAGGGATGTTCACCTACGATTCCCAGCTTTCTGTGTTAGTGCCCAGCAGGGAATTACCTAACTGCCTAATGCAGCAGGCCGTGCGCGGGCCCAGGGGGCCTTGACACAATCTGTGAGGTGGAGTGGGTcccagtgggaggagaggggatgcagggcccacctgccacccaggctGGCCCTGTTGTTCTAGCTCTCTCATCTCCAGCCCTTGCAGAGTCCTTGACGCAAAGCAGTTTGTGAACCACCCGCAGATGTCAGCCATGATCAGTGGGCAAGATAAAGGCATACTTGGCTCCATGACGGATCTGAAGGTCTGGCCTGGGAGACGGAGGCCGGCCtgcgggaggggagaggagcgGGTAACGGAAGTGACCCCTCCCCAGGGCCAGGAGGGGAAGGGTCTGCCGGACAGAGATTTCAACCCTCTCCCCCACTTTGCCGCCCGGCAGGTGGAGGACCTCGAGTCTCCCCGTGATCGCCGCAAGATCCTGCTCTTCTTTCGCAAGAACTCCTACTTCCGCAATGAAGTCGTTGAGAAGGAGTATGTCCTCAGGGCTGCTGGTAAGGGGCCTCTGCGTGGATGGGCGGCAGCAGGTGGAGGCGGCACGGTTGATTGAACCTGATGCCTCATCCAGCGCCTTCTCACAGACCCATCTTCCTGCAGGGTACGAGCCGTCTCACTCCACTCCCATCCAGTGGCACCGGAATTATGAACGGGAGGCTTATAGGCGCAGACACCACAACAGCAGCCTTAACTTCTTCAACTGGTTCTCGGACCACAGCTTTGCGGGGTCTAGCAGGATAGCTGAGGTGGGTCCCTGTGACGAACTGCGCACATGAACCCGGCTGTGTTCCCCAGCGGACTGGGATGGGCATCTGAGCCCTGCCCCGTTTCCCCTGCCAGATCCTCATGGACGACCTGTGGCCCAATCCCCTGCAGTACTACGTGAGGAAGAAGGCCCCAGCAGAGGGAACTGAGAGGAGGGCAGGTGAGACTCCCAGTACGTGGGTGCGGAAAATGCTCCGTAGGGCTCCGTGGGAGCTGGgcttcacaaatgaagaaacagaggcttcGAGGAACACTCAAGAGGTGGTGACCCCGTGTCCAAACGGCATCACCATGAGTCAGGGAGTGCGGTGTCAAACCAGTTCAGCCTGGGAAGCTTGAGGCGGGCGGATCAGGTAACACCAATGagcagagctggagaagcagTTGGCTCAGCAGCTGCCTTACGGGAAGTGCCATTCCCCAGCCATGAACTCCTGCCCTCAGGTCTCCTAGCCACCGCCTCAGCTTTGAGCCCACCTAAGTGCCTCTTGCCACCCTTGGCAGAGATGTCTGGGTACCGTGATATAAAGGCTCATGCATCACCCCGTTACTTTTCTGTGTTCATCGGTACAGTTTTCCCAATCATCTCCATGGGCAGCCTCCTGTGCCCACTGCAATCACCCAGAGAACAAGGGCCAGCATGCACAGATATATTTGCTACGTGGGTGGAGGAAATGTAGGGTGGTCACCATcaagggctggggagaggggcaggggagaatGACCTCTGTTCCCCGACAGGGCCTTGAAACCTTCAAGCAAACCTGTGAATGGCCCATAGAGTATACTCACCAGCCTCctcatgtgtgcctgtgtgcatgtgtgtctgtgtctgtgtatccGTCTCTCCCAGGGAACTTCAGCATGTTGAGATGAATATGCAAAAGCCTTGCACTTGTTCTGGAAAGATCCAGAACCTTCAGATGGAGCTGAATGATCAGCCTTGTCCCTCGAACAGGGAACACCTCAAGTCTGGTGCTGGGGAGAAACCCAAGGCCGATTGAGGCCCCCtgtaaaaatattgaaatgtaGAAATATGATGTCAACCATGTTTATGTGTGTTACTGTGTGTATGCTCGCACACGGTCTTCTTCATGGAAAGGGGCAGGTGAGGTGCCTGAGCTCATGGGATTCCCGTCGGTTCTTACTACTCTGCCTGGGCGTCCTTATTCCGTGGAAGGGATGGGCCCGTATGCTGGCCCAGAGGTCTAGGTAACACAAGCTCTGGGACGGCATCCCAGCGTGGCAGAGGTCCTTCCCCCTGGGGAtggtggaggtgggcagggagaggagaggcacGAAAGGCCAGCTAACAGGGCTCATGTCTTCCCTGGGGAAATGACAGAGGTCAAGGAAAGGGAAGGACGTGCCAGGGTCAAACAGTGTCAAGTTTTGGTGGATGGAGATGACTGTCTTCCAGAGATGCTCCCTTGGTGGATGTCCTCAGACACAGCCCGGGTGGGATTGTAGTTTCATTACTCTGTTGAACCCCAGTGCCAGGGCTCTCCTTTCTTCTAAACAAGGGGCCCGGTCCTTGCTGACACAGTCATCCTCTCAGCCCCAGAAACAGTGGGAGCAAGTGGGGGCCAGGCCCCGTGGAGGGACTGTTGGAGAGGGGaaagtgggaggaaggaaggtaggtaaCATGACACGGTCATTCTGGCCCAGGTGGCTGGGCAGAAGTAAAATTGCAGGGAAAGGTGCGCGCGcccacgcacacacatacacacacacacacacacacacacacacacacacacacccccagacaCCATCGGTTTGAAACCGCCCTAAGCCAGAGAGTATTTAGCCACTCACATACACTGACACATACACTCAGGAGCAAAGCCAATCAACACCCGTACCCAACACACAGTGATTCAGTCACTCTCATGTCCTGACATGCACACAGTCACCCTCCCAGGCACACAGCCTTCACACACTCACATGTCCAGAGACACGCTCACATACTGACA
Protein-coding regions in this window:
- the LOC123935944 gene encoding testis-specific Y-encoded protein 3-like; translated protein: MAAEPGQEEEGRWEREDATLVVELVLVVDDLMLVWQLVVVEVAEGPGESEEEEDDDDGAREVESEAEEEGEAEEGEETEEEVDGIEEEGEETEEEDEEPEESEESEEEADESEEEVEEVEKPEKAEEEKGQEEDEEADEDEVAEVPVQEEEDEDGREEAWEQRQNEGEAQELQEKQGGEEQPGARPGPPPPPLQALEALQSELEPMNKDASRAYSGLKLRFCQRRRHHLDPRSALIRGIPGFWAKAFVNHPQMSAMISGQDKGILGSMTDLKVEDLESPRDRRKILLFFRKNSYFRNEVVEKEYVLRAAGYEPSHSTPIQWHRNYEREAYRRRHHNSSLNFFNWFSDHSFAGSSRIAEILMDDLWPNPLQYYVRKKAPAEGTERRAGLLATASALSPPKCLLPPLAEMSGELQHVEMNMQKPCTCSGKIQNLQMELNDQPCPSNREHLKSGAGEKPKAD